TTTGGCAGTGCTAGTAGATGTGGCAGATTTGGGTTTGTAGGGATATTTTCATGGCGAATGCGAtggttgttgggtttgtgttgaTTTTCAGTTTGGTTTGTGAGGTGGGTGTGGTGGCTTTGATGGTGGGTGTGGTGGTTgctaggtttttatttattttaagtttgacTTGTGTGGTAGATGTGGTTTGGTTCGACGGTGCTGGGGTTTGTGGTTTCATTGGGTTTATGATTTTTTGATGGTTTTATGATTTCACTAGTTTGTGATTTTGTTTATAGTGAATGTTTGTGATTAGCAATGAATGATGTGCATGTGGTGGGAAGGGTAATTGGTGATGAACGGTGGTGCAAGTGGGTTGGGTGGTGGTGTTGTTAAAAGTGTGTAATGTGTTGCTGTCAAAGTGgtgaggaagagaaaaagaattatttatttatttccacaCAGAACAAATAATACTTGAATAGAGTAGAGAAATAAATATTGAGGCTGTTATACGTGTCTATttgctaaaataataaaagtggAGTTTTTGGGATTAGTTTAGTTAAACTGCTAGAGaggctgatgtgaatgctctaatagtGTATTTTGGCCTTAATTTAAAGATGTTTTTCGAAAATAGTCAATCAAACAAGTTTTATTAACGGGTCTCATATGATTTTGCTTTTAAGTGCTAGAAACACATTTGAAAAACACCAACCAAACATATCTAGggaaaatactattttgatccTTACATTTTGGGATTACAATCAATTTAGTTCATacattttggtattatttaatttggtctctattattttcaacttgcaatcaATTTGATCTCTACCGTTAATTTACTAATAGAAATTTAATGtaagttaaaaataacataGACTAAATTAACTATTActaaaatgtagagactaaaatagtatttttgccAATATAGGCTAATACATTTGCCTagagagcttttttttttttttttttttggaaacaaaaccaataaataattagatattcattaaaaaatcaaacGTATACAATATTAGGGCAGCTTATTAAATATGGATATTAGATGAGTAATGCTACACACTATTTTTATCACTTTCATCCTAAATCAACTACTATTATCAACCgtctgaagaaaaaaatataaaaaactatcaagttaattaatatatatatatatatatatatataaatttattttcatgaCTTTTATTATAAACCAATCACAACaaaatcttaataaatataaaataaatcacaacaaaagCCCTAACATGACCTATTGGGAATTTGCAATTGAAGCCACGTCACTTTAATAGTGGACCAACCAACTACCACTAaagctttcttttttctggAGATTTAACTTATGATGTTTATTCCTAATGATACATTTTTATCATTAAGAcacaaatcaatttttgatgTAGGAGGAGTTTGAACCTTATATCACTTATCcaaccataaaaaactttaccaattgattCTTGGATTAATTAGTAGTAGAACCTCTTGTGAAAATATCGTGTCTAGGAGTATGGCCAAATAAAGTACCTTCTGACGTGTACCCAACTTTTGACAACCATTTCTGTTTCTCTGGATTTCAAAAATTTGCGTCTTCGTCTACACGCTCACACGCCAACCATCCATTCGATTTCTTTCTCCAATTCTTCAGGAAACAAACCTGTGCTCTGTTTTGAAAAGATTTTCGTATTTAAGAAACGAAATGGCATTGCAAGTTAGCAGTGCTACATGCTTTTTTCGTGTTTTCAGTCATGGGAATAGGAGAGTTCACACGACAACAGTAAGAAGAGGCGTTGCTTCTGAGGACTTCGCTGCTTTGAAATCGTCAGAGGAAGAGAAGCTGAAGTTGGGGGCCTCTGAATTGAAGGTCACAAGGCTTGGGATTGGAGCTTGGTCTTGGGGTGACACCAGCTATTGGAACAACTTTGAATGGGATGGTAAGTCCCTTTAAAATTCACTCAGAAAATCTTTCATTTAAGAAATCATTATGTCATTTTAGATTCATTCCATAAATTGCCTAGCAACTGTCATTAGCTGTTGATATATAAAATTGGAACGAAACTAGATTCAAGTCAATGTCTCAATgtctctgataccatgttagaaaagaaaagatgagacATAGCTGTGATACCAGTATAAAGTGTTTGAGAAAatatgaaagaagaaaataaagaagacaGAGAGAATGCACAAAAACCAGAATTAATGTGGTTTGACCTTGGAGACCTACATCCACAATGGAAAACCTTTGATGTCTTACATCTTTACTATTAAGCTATGTATATTACAATAAACCCATTCAAGGGTATTATTTATAGCAGGCTAAATACGACTTACAATAAACAACCGACAATGTTTTGAACTACAAGTGGGATTATGATTACTTTATTTGCACTCCAAGTAGGATTAGATATAATGAACATAAATTCGGGTTATTTAACATACTTGTGCCTTGACTAGGATTGCCCCTTGATGTCTTTAACAAGAAACTTTACGTTTTAGAGTTCCCAGATTGCCACATTTGTCCTTTTTTTCTACTTATCCTAGGTGACTTTTGATGTAGTTGTTTGATGCAATGTATGCTTTTGCAATGAAAGTGAatgtttaaaacgttttttttttttttttttttcactaactttaaattaaatgaaaagattagctcaaaagtttaaattattcaaaatttgcAGGAAAGACCAAGAGGTCTTTGCCTATTCCAAAACTGTCCGGGCTCGTAACATTAGATGTCTTTGCTAGTGAGCTTCATAGGAAGTTTGTACAAACTTCTGGCTAAGGTATTGGATAATTGACTCAATAGGATTTTggggaaaattattttggaattgCTGAACGCTTTCGTTTACGGAAGAAAGATATTGGATTCCATCCTTTCAGTTGTTGCATAATCATGAGTCATACCCCTAGAGTTACTTTTAATTTGGATATTGAGAAGGCCTATGATCACATAAATTAAGGTTGTTTAATTTCCTTGCTTAGGAaatctgtttttttattttttattttattttttaatatatatatttttttgggagagaacgGAAGAAATGGATTTTCTCTTGCATATATCTGTTATATTTTCAGTGTTGGTTAATGGCTGCCTATATGGTTTTTTTTCATTAGCTCAAGAGGATTTAGGCAACTCGATCCACTATCACCTTAATTATTTGTAATAACCATGAAAATTCATGACAATATACTTATAATGGAAGTGGAATGGGTGCTGTTTCTGGGTTTCAGGTTGTGAGGGGTTCTAGAGGAGATTCAAATCTATTACATTTGCCTCTAGCAGATTCAGCATCCTTCTTAGTGACAATGATTTTGACTGTTGTAAATATGGGTTAGTTCTTTTATGCTTTGAAGCAGTATCAAGTTTGAGGGTTAACTAGGTAAAAAGTTAATTGGTCCAAGTGGGGAATGCTGATGGAGTTGGCCGCAAATTTTTGCTTTTAGGGTTGTTCCATACCTTAAATTATTTCCgaatggaaattatttttatcaagagtttttttttttttttttttgcttacccacatatttgtttctttcaattttcactAAACTTTTGTCGCATGGCTAACAGTTTGGTAAATTGAAGCAAAAAATTATACTGGGAGGATTGGTGAGagagtttaaatttcaattggTGGATTGGAATGTGTTTGTTCCACACTCAGATATGGATGAATTACAGTAGGCAAATTAAGCACTTCAACTAAGCTTTGTTGCATAAATGGTTGGggcattttgttaaaaaaagataTCATTTTTTGAAGCACTTAATTATggttgccaagagccttgtagctcaaatGGTTGGCATCTCCTAGTGTTTCCAATAGAGACATTTAGGATTCAAATCTCCTCTCCCCCATTGTAtctatcgaattatcaaaaaattacgGTAATACAGGGAGTCCAAGGGATATAGTAGACTGACAGATTTCATCAGAATACCTTATAGGTTTAGCCTTTGGATAAGTACAAGGGAGGCTGGAATTGGTTTTCTGGATTGCAAATTTCAGGTGGGGATGGTATGGAAATTTGcttttggaaatatgtgtggTGCAGGATATTGCTTTAAAAGACTATTATCctgatatatttttaattgatgaAGATAAGTGATGCTTCTGTTTATTCTTATTTAGATTTATCTGAAGATGGTTCATTTAAGGGTTCTTAAGTTTATTTGTGTTGTGCttttatggcctgtttggacggaggggggaaggagggggagtggaggggagtagagtagagttggctaaaaataagctgattttgtgctaaatctactctactctactctactccctctccctctccctcaatccaaacagaccattaaGGATTGAAAATTAGAACCAGTAGTCTCTCTTTTGGAAGCTTAAGCATATTTGTAAATTtgatcttgattttttattatgttctgTGAGGATCTAAGGAGGTGGTGTTTCATGGGAAGGGCAtaaaaaagtttcaagaaaagagtgaaaagaaAGCAAGAGAAAAGCTGAACTGAGTAATCTGCATATTAACTGAGGCCAATGAGCCAATTTATACAAGAGTTCAATGTACTTGGTTAAGCTAACAATCTGTTCTAACAGCCCAACAACCATTTAACAACTAACTAATCTTCTAACTAAATCTGTCAAGCCTAATAAACAAATGTTGATCAATATTGAAGCAATGCACAGTCAAAGCAACATCAATGCGTGACTAGTGCATCTTGACAGATATTCTTAACATACATGGCATAGCAAAGTTCCTATGTATGGAGCTTTTTTTGGATTCCATACTTCCTTGGGTAGGATTTTAGCTTTTTGGATAATCTCATTAAAAGGTTTATGATCTTTGTAAATTGGGGTTGTCTGAGTAAGCCTAGTGGCAAATATGTTGGGCACGTATTGGTCCATTATTCGGTTGCTAGAGAGTTATGTTATATTGTCTTCTGTTTATTTGGGGTTAATCATGTGATGTTTATGCAGACAATTGATGTACAGTTTTGTTGCAAGGTTTTGTTTTGACAGAAAGGTAATGGACATGTATGGATTACTACTCCTCTATAGGTAATATTCActatttggagggagaggaacaATAGGACCTTTAAATTAGTTGAACTTTCCACGCGTTAGCTTAAATATGTATGTTTGAGATTATAGTATGGTTGGATGTTTGCTTTTGTCTGGATccaggtttttttgttttaaattttatggacCAGAAGAATTTAGCTTGTGTTTTTCAGTTGAGCCTTTTTATATATTCCTTAATATTTAAGGTGTCTCCTTCCtctaataaatttcattattgcttaataaataaataaaatctctaGCAACTGAAAAATGAAGTAGAAAACGATCCATTGTTCCCCATTGCTCCTGCAGATGCATAACCAATTCATAATAATCTTCTAATGCTTAATGAGGTTCTACACACTGAGATTCTTGCCCAAGGAAACTGTCAAACCAATAAAGTACTTTAGAAGTTGCAGGAAAAACCTTCTACACCAGCCTAAGTGATTAGCCACAAGACCTCCTAATTATTGCCTGTGGAGAACAATTTGGGAAAAATAATCTTAGACTTACAACAGCTTGCATCCTGGAATTCATGCCTTAAGCTTCTATCCAAATAATCATGAGTAATTAAAACTGAATCCACAATCTCCCCCTTAAATAAGACCAATTGAGTCTCTACAAATTGTTtctcatgcttttttttttcaactaagtttttaattaacttttcctgataatatttatctttttatacatgtactcttcttcttccctttatttctttttgaatgggttttgaacctaggacctcaccctccacccaCTCTTGTGAGAGGAGAAAGTGtaatttgagctagagctcatgtCTTTCTCATACAGGTTATTTCCTCTGGTTTGTGTTCCTACATAgaatatcaaatatttaataaaatagtttcCAGAATCTTGAATTTGGGTAATTAGTAAAACTGTTGTAGGTGTTTCTCCATGAGGTTATTTTTCACATAAAGAattctcatttttcttatattaatgAATTCACCAGAATTCAAGATTATTCTTTGTTATTCTTCGTGAGTGGAACAAAAGTTATATTTCCTTagtttggatttgattttccGTCTGTAGTTGATTTGATGATCTGCTATTCTTTGTTATTTAGTTGGACGAAGATGTTAAATTTCTAGTCTGAAGaaatctttcctttttctttgtgatGACTGCAGATAGAAAATTGAAGGCTGCTAAGGCTGCATTTGATACAAGTGTTGACTGTGATATAACCTTCTTTGATACTGCTGAAGTTTATGGCTCCCGGGTGAGAAAGGGGTCCTATTATCCTTCCATTTTTCTCCATGAAATGCAGTGAAATTGTTAGCTTTCTGAACAACATTATCATTTTGTGTTCTTGTAGCTCTCATTGGGTGCCATAAATTCAGAAACTCTATTAGGAAGGTATGTTCTGACTATGATTCTGCTTTAGATTTTTACATTCAGATCAAGTACTTATATAAATTAACCTGCTAAGGTTTTTACACTGTTACAGATTTAttaaggaaaggaaagaaaaggatcCACAAGTGGAGGTTGCTGTTGCAACCAAGTTTGCAGCTTTGCCATGGAGActgggccgtcaaagtgttctcAATGCCCTTAAGGATTCCCTCTGTCGTCTTGGAGTTTCTTCAGTGGAACTCTATCAACTCCATTGGTCTGTGTTTCATGAGCCCTTTTTGTGATTTTGCTTCACGTGTTCTTTAGAAAATATTCGTTTATTGTCAGCTTAAGACAACATTAGCTAACCAAGTGTTCCTTGATAATTTCAGGCCTGGAGTATGGGGGAATGAAGGTAGTTTATGACTTCATGTGTACACcatctaattgaacaattggCTTCATGTAACTGATAGAATCAAATGTttataaaaaccctaattctgaAGAGGCTCAGGtcattgaaaatatattttcaggGTATATTGATGGTCTTGGAGATGCTGTTGAGCAGGGCCTAGTGAAGGCTGTTGGTGTTTCAAACTACAATGGTATACTTCTACCATTCACAGTTATGAAGATTAATCCATGCATAAATTAACTTCCACTGAACCGTCATTttaattccttttattttattttccaattttctgAAAGAATGATGGCAAATATTGTCCCTTATTTCAGAGAGGCGACTTCGTGATGCATACGAAAAGCTTAAAAAAAGAGGAATCCCACTGGCTTCAAACCAAGTCAATTACAGCCTTATATACAGGGCACCGGAGGAGAACGGTGTAAAGGTTGCCTGTGATGAACTTGGGATCTCTTTGATTGCATATTCACCAATAGCTCAAGGTGAGGAACCTACACTTTTATGGTATTGCTCcgttatgtttatttatttgctagTTATAGTTCCCAGCCACTGAAATCATATTTTATGAGCTCCAATTAGCAGTAAGATGTGCCAGAAGAAACAATGTACTCTCATTTGAATGCATCTTAGGCGTCCCAGCATGTATTCAAATGGTGACGATCAATGATATAAACACCTGAGCATTTCAATTGGAAATTTAAAAAGCAAAAGTTTTATCTGAGGTTGAAATGGCTTTCCCTAGAATTCAACATCAggcatttcttttcttcaacattttgattttcttatcTCTGTGGTTTCTATTGTTGCTGTTTTTTTAAAGTACATTTGTGGATCTATTACTTTTCCTCTATATATGTGAGTGCATGCTTGCACATTCCCCTGCATATGTATCTTCTGATAACTTATTCAGTTTTGCATTTGTTACAGTTGAGTAGAGTTGCTTTTAACTGTAGATAAAATAGGAATATTTACCTTGCCCTGCAATGTTGATACATAAGTCAGTGGGACAATAGGTGatggttgtttttcttttttctttttattggcaTACAGTTTGCTTTTTAAAGTCAAACCCTTATTGTGCCATTATAATCCAATTCACAAGTTATACATCATTTAATCACCCATCAAAATTTATGGTCTCTGataaatttgtttgaaaaagaaaaaaaggacgATAGATGCCAACATGTTGAAAGCAGAAGAGGGAAAACAATATGGTTACCTAATAGAGAAGTCTACAATGATACGTTATACTTCTAATCTTATAAGCTCTTCAGTTTATTTGCACACACCTTGTTACTTTAAGTTGGGTGCTCCTAGACTACTTGATGAAGTTTGATCGTTTAGCCTGGTCCAGGTTTGATATAGTGTAGGCTGAACGTGGTATATAATTAGACTATATAATGTCAGAAGTGCAATGATTTATAATCTTTTAACATTCGCAGGTGTTCTTACTGGAAAGTATTCGCCAGAAAATCCACCAGCCGGTCCTAGAAGCCGGATTTACACTCCTGAGTTTCTAACAAGGGTAAGACTTGTGAAACATTATGAAAATCCATTACCTTTAAGTTCCAAATGCATTGTTGATATACTTTTGTGCTGTGCAGCTCCAACCTCTGCTGAACAGAATCAGAGAAATAGGAGAGGGCTACAGTAAAACTCCCACACAGGTTTGTTTCTGTCCTTTAAATAGCACATATCTTATAATCACGAGTCATCACCATAGAAGGTCTAAGTTTTGTTGTTTCAAGCCTGTTGAAGAATAAGCAACAGCAATTTAGCCAAGAAACTAATGCATCAGTCATCGCCATAGAAGCTTGTTGTCTCAAGCCTGTTGTGGAATTAGCAAGACCAATTTAGCCAACAAATCTTTATTTTAGCAACTTAAGCTGTGCTAGGGTACATA
This genomic stretch from Quercus robur chromosome 4, dhQueRobu3.1, whole genome shotgun sequence harbors:
- the LOC126721180 gene encoding uncharacterized oxidoreductase At1g06690, chloroplastic yields the protein MALQVSSATCFFRVFSHGNRRVHTTTVRRGVASEDFAALKSSEEEKLKLGASELKVTRLGIGAWSWGDTSYWNNFEWDDRKLKAAKAAFDTSVDCDITFFDTAEVYGSRLSLGAINSETLLGRFIKERKEKDPQVEVAVATKFAALPWRLGRQSVLNALKDSLCRLGVSSVELYQLHWPGVWGNEGYIDGLGDAVEQGLVKAVGVSNYNERRLRDAYEKLKKRGIPLASNQVNYSLIYRAPEENGVKVACDELGISLIAYSPIAQGVLTGKYSPENPPAGPRSRIYTPEFLTRLQPLLNRIREIGEGYSKTPTQVALNWLIAQENVVPIPGAKTAEQAEEFAGALGWRLADEEIYELRSLASEIRPVTGFPVENL